CAGTGTTTAACTACAACCCTCATCAAACACATAAAGCAACTATTCCAACACACAGACAGGTGTGCTGAAGCAGGTTGGAAATAAACTTTGCAAGACAGTGGCTGAAAACCATTGATTTATGAAACTGTTCATCCACTCCTACTGCACTGTAAAACATATAACACTGTACAACAAACGTTAGAAGTTGAAATACTGGAGATGAAAACAATGTTAGAaggtttattaaataataaacatcagGATTGCTGTTGCATTAcctaaaatttaattaaagatttttagaaatcattttaatagtgGTTAAACAAGATGAGAACAGTATTCTCCTGATCTTCATACAGAAAAACACTTGCATTAACGAAAAAAACCTCGTTTTCCTTTTATGTCAcgtgttaaaaataaatttgagaGATTTATAACGAACACAGCAAATACGAGAAAATTTTACTTTGTTAGACGCATTTAGGTGGCTCTAAAAAGAGCCTTTGGGTTTAGAAGAAGCAGTGAGTTTAAGCGCGCTCTCCACGAATGCGGCGGGCCAGCTGAATATCTTTGGGCATGATGGTCACTCTCTTGGCGTGGATGGCGCACAAGTTGGTGTCCTCAAACAGACCGACCAGATAAGCCTCGCTGGCCTCCTGCAGGGCCATGACAGCAGAGCTCTGGAAGCGCAGATCCGTCTTGAAATCCTGAGCGATTTCTCGGACCAGACGCTGGAAGGGCAGTTTGCGAATCAGCAGCTCGGTGGATTTCTGGTAGCGACGGATCTCTCGCAGAGCCACGGTACCCGGCCTGTAACGATGAGGCTTCTTGACGCCGCCGGTGGCTGGAGCACTTTTACGGGCAGCTTTGGTAGCGAGCTGCTTCCTCGGGGCTTTACCACCGGTAGATTTACGGGCGGTTTGTTTAGTTCTTGCCATTGCCTCGAGTTCTCCGTCttgttctttaaaacaaaataagattgC
This Labeo rohita strain BAU-BD-2019 unplaced genomic scaffold, IGBB_LRoh.1.0 scaffold_1297, whole genome shotgun sequence DNA region includes the following protein-coding sequences:
- the LOC127157997 gene encoding histone H3, with the translated sequence MARTKQTARKSTGGKAPRKQLATKAARKSAPATGGVKKPHRYRPGTVALREIRRYQKSTELLIRKLPFQRLVREIAQDFKTDLRFQSSAVMALQEASEAYLVGLFEDTNLCAIHAKRVTIMPKDIQLARRIRGERA